The Arachis duranensis cultivar V14167 chromosome 9, aradu.V14167.gnm2.J7QH, whole genome shotgun sequence genomic sequence AACCGCACGGTGAAATCTCAAATTCACCATCATCGAACCTAGATCTGCGCACGATTACAGAAGTCTTGAGTCAAATTGCATCAATCTAAGCACAATTGACACGAAGCACAATCAACACGGCTGGAGATCACACGAACCCCTATTATCTCCATCCTTTTGAAAGCTCTGGTATTCCCCTTACTGATGTCATTTTAGATGGAAAGAACTATGGACCTTGGATTCGAGCTATGCTTTTAGCACTGGAATCtaaaaataaactgaaattcaTAGATGGTAGTCTGTCAAAACTTGATAGTAGTGATAATCTGTTTGAGGCCTGAAAGAGATGCAACACCTATATGATTGCGTGGATCAATCTTTCGCTTAGTGCAAACATTTCTCAATCAGTCATTTGGAACCATATAGCTAGTGACCTGTGGGCAGATTTAAAGCATAGGTATTATCAAGGAGACAAGTTTAGAGTAACTGAATTGTATGAGGAACTGTATACACTTAGGCAGAGGGACATGGATGTTACAAGCTATTTTACAAAGTTGAGATCGATTTGGGAGGAAATTGATGACTTTCGATCGATACCCTCATGTGCTTGCGAAGTTGAATGTTCATGTGGCTTGGGCACAGTCAGAAAGTACAGGGTTGGAGACCAAGTCACAAAATTTCTTAGAGGATTAAATGAATAATATGCAAGAGTAGGATCACAAATTATGCTGATGGAGCCACTTCCCAACATCAACACAGTGTTTTCGATGCTCACGTAGCAAGAAAGACAAACTCATAGTTTGGAGCCTATCTCAGATACCAAACTGCTTGCATACTTTACAGCTCCTTCGAACACATTAAACCCTAGTCAGGgcagagggagagggagaggtAGGAGAAGTAGACACCAAGCTAGAGGGCGAGGAAGAGGCAAGCCACAATGCACACACTGCGATAAACTGGGACACATGGTCGATACGTGCTACAAGAAGTACGGCCTTCTACCACATTTGAGGCAAAATATGGTGGAAAAACTGCTGTAAACATCATGGCCACAACAGATTCTGAGGAAGCAAATGAAGAGCTCAGGACACAGTTAGAAGAGGATGAAAATATTAGCTCTGGATTTACTGCAAGTCAAAGAGAAGTCTTATTAGCACTTTTAAACAAACATGAGGTAAAGAATATTTATAGCACAAACCAGATTGTGACACAGCAGAGATCACACCCTCATCAAGGTAATTTGGTACACATTTTGCATTTTAAAACCAGTATTAAGACCTTAGCTATTTCGAAAAATAAGTGCACATCATGGGTGATTGATACAGGTGCTACGAACCATGTATCATACTCCCTTGAAGacttttcaaattatcaaatcaTAGATTCAATTATGGTCAAATTGCCAGATGGTTCATACACCACAAGCAACATAATTGGAACTATCATGTTTTCTGAAAAATTGCATCTTGTCAATGCATTGTATATACCCACTTTTAACTTCAAGCTAATTTCAGTGTCCAAACTCACAGCCTTTTTACACTGCATCatgaatttttctaaaaaaaatcatgtgAAATACAGGACTGCAGCTCCAAAAAGATTATTGGCACAACTGATGTTGTTGAAGGACTTTATACACTAAATGTTAACTCCTTGCACAACACACATTCATGCATTATGTCTTTCTAAAGCATTCAAGATGAAGATATCTGGCACTACAGATTAGGACATTTACCTTTACATAGTCTTAGGCTCATGCAAAAAAATTACCATTTCATTTCATACAATAACTCGAACtccccatgtaatgcatgtcaTTTGGCTAAGCAACGAAAGTTGCCGTTTGCTACTAGCAATAAAGTCTCAGATTCATGTTTAGAAATTATTTATGTAGATATATGGGGTCTTCTGTCAGTTCCATCTACAAGTGGTCACAAGTATTTTTTAACCATTGTAGACAATAAATCTAGATACACTTGGATTTGGTTTATGAAAGCAAAATCTGAAACTTcatatttcttgcaatctttTGTCAATTTTGTAAAAACACAATTTGGACAATCAATTAAGACTATAAGAAGTGACAATGATCCTGAATTTAACATGAATAAATTTTATGCATGCACTAGGATCCTACATCAGAGGACATGTGTGGAGATCCCTCAACAAAATAGAATTGTTGAGAGGAAACACCAACATATCCTAGCAGTAACAAGGGCCTTGATATTTCAATCAAATTTGTCCAAATGTTATTGGAATTATGCTGCCTCTCATGCAGTTGTCCTGATAAATAGGATCCCTTCACCTCTCTTACATGATATGTCCCCTTATCAACTTTTATACAATTCTTTACCATCCATCtctgatttaaaaatttttggctGTTTAACATATGCAAATACAATTACTGCAGGAAGGAAGAAATTATATCCACGGACAAAAAAATGTATCTTTCTTGGTTTTAGGGAAGGTACTAAAGAATTTATTCTACTTGatataaaatcaaatgaaaTATTTCTATCAAGAGATGTTaagttttatgaaaattttttaccTTTTCTTACTTcggaagaacaacaacaaacacCCTCTATGAGATCTTTGGCACAAGTCGATCCTTAAGCATATGATTTGCATCATCAACAAACTGCATCATTTACACCTGAGTCACACACTGCATCTAATATTAGTCCTACATCACAAACATTTCATGATACTCCCACATTAGATTCTAACATAGTTCATGCATCTGAAGTACACTCAACACCCTCATCTATACCACATATATCCCAAGACACTCTAAACAATACTGCACAACCCCATCAGTCTATTACACTAAGACGGTCCattagagaaagaagaagaccAAGTCACCTTAGAGATTTTCAGTGTAAGAATCTTTCAACATCACCATCCAGTGCATATTCAATCTCacagtatattttttatagtgcaCTTTCTGCATAACACAAAAAGTTTTTCCTAGCCATCTCCACACACAAAGAACCTAGATGCTATGATGAAGCAATAACTCATGAGAGTTGGCAAAGTGCTATTAAAGCAGAACTTGATGCCTTGGAGCATCTTCAGACATGGCAAATTACTTCCCTTCCACCTAGAGAAAAGGCCATCGGGTATAAATGGgttttcaaactcaaacataacCCGGATGGCAGCATAGAGAGGCACAAGGCAAGATTGGTTGCCAAAGGTTTCACCCAAGTCCCCGGAGAGGATTACTTGAACACATTCAGCCCTATTCTCAAGCTCAGTACCTTAAGGATTGTGTTAGCCATTGCTGCTACCAAAgactgattcttgaagcaaattGATGTGAACACAGCCTTCTTACATGGCGAATTAGAGGAAGAAGTCTATATGAAAGTGCCCCAAGGATTAGAGGCTCCCCCTAACACGGTCTACAAACTGAAGAAGTCACTATATGGCCTCAAACAAGCGAGCCGGCAATGGAATAACAAGTTGAAATCAATCTTGCTTGAGAACGGCTACCATTAGTCCAAGTCAGATCATAGTCTCTTTACAAAATCACAAGCCAGTGGTTTCACAGCTCTCTTAATCTATGTAGATGATGTGGTTCTAGTTGGAAATGATCTAGTTAAGATTGACTCCATTAAAGCACTACTAAATGCTTGTTTCAAAATTAAAGACATTGGTGacctgaaattttttttgggaaTAGAAGTTGCTCGAAGCAAACAGGGAGTTGCATTATACCAAAGGAAATATGCTTTGGACTTGCTAAGAGAAGCTGGTTTTGAGGACTGCAAACCTATCTCAAATCCTATGGATTACAATGTCAAGTTGACAAAAGATGTGGGGAGTTCCTTACCTGATAATGCTGAATACAGAAAACTGATTGGTAAACTATTGTACTTGACAAATACCAGACCCAACATTAGCTTTGCAGTTAGAAAATTGAGTCAATTTCTGGACAAACCTACTGATTTACATCTCAGGGCTGCTCATCGTATCTTAAGGTACATTAAATCTGTACCAGCAAAGggccttttctttccttctcagtCTGATTTGCATGTTACAGGCTTTAGCGATTCGGATTGGGCTGCTTGCCCGGACTCGAGAAGGTCCATAACTGCATATTGCTTTTACATTGGAAGCTCAATTGTCTCTTGAAAAAGCAAGAAGCAAACAACAATGGCATCATCATCAGCGGAGGCAGAGTATAGAGCTCTCGCATCAGCAACCCGTGAAACAATatggattaaaaaaatattcaacgACATAGGATTGGACTACACTGAGTCTATCAATTTGTACTACGATAGCCAGCCGCCATTCACATAGCAATCAACCCCGTGTTCCATGAGAGGATCAAGCATATAGAGGTAGATTGTCATGTGGTTAGAGacaaaatactagaaaaattaatCCACTTGATGCCTATATCAACACATGAATAGATTGCAGATTTTCTACACTTGTTGGCAAGTTAGGACTCCAAGATATTTGCTGTCCTAACTTGAGGGAAGGTGTTACCTAACCTAAGGGAAGCAACTATTAGTAGTAGTGATATGTATTGTAATAGAATAGTCCAGCAAAACAGAGGAATAAAACTAAGCTTACCTACTGTATGAGaacactaatatatatataatgtataaCAGCAAATGGCCTTGAATTTTGCTATTATGTTGAATCAGTTGAATCAGGCCCTCATTCTTCTTTTACCTTTCTTGTACGTTTCTTGAAGTGCACCTTCTCTTTCTACTTCAGCTGCACCTTCAAAACTACTCCCTCGTCTGATGCTTAACCAAGTGTCAAGCGAGAAAACATATGATGAGATGataccacatccaactcaaaacttTAAGATAGTAAGTTAATAAGTCTCTTAttttataaactcctcactATTCTTTGTTTCCTTTGATGTGAGACTAACTTCATACGCTTCTCACATTTGCAACATTAACAAACCCATGTCACATTAATTTCAAGTATTCTCTCGAAACACATATTAAAGCATCTTAAACtattacattttaatttattttatccaaCTATCTATGACTATAAGTCTAAGTGGTAAATGATATGCCTTTCCTTTTATGGTTGTTTATGATTACTCAAGATACAAGAGTTATTTTCTTGATTTCTAAGGCTGAGACTTTTGGACAATGCTAAATATGCTAATAAGAAAGTTTTTTGTTAAGAGAATCTTACAATCTTAACCATAAAATCTGATTATGATGGTGAGTTTGTAAATatagattttgaaatattttataaaagaaaatacatggCACAAACTACATAAGTTTAATTGATATGATGAAATCTGACGATAATGTGCTTTTAGGATATTCTAAAGTTTTCAAAGTTTGTAGAGTTTTCAATATGAGGATACTGTGTTAAGGAGATCAAAGAGCCTCAAAGATCCACATTGTGAAAAGATTTATGTTTCTAATAAGCTTGTCTTTGTAGCATCTTAGAATATCACATTATACAAAATAGATGTAAAATCAACCTTTTTTTAATGGCTTCATTGCTGATGAGATATATAAGACGACCACCTAGGTTTGATTAGAAGAAGTGTCCAAATCATGTTCGGAGCCTAATTAACCAAAATTTTGTATGGTCTTAAACAAATTTCAAGAGCTTAATGTGATCGTCGAAACTTCTTTTTAACTCTGAATGGTTTTAAAAGAGGTATTCACGATACTATTCTTTTCACTCTACATCGAAACGATGAATTGTTCAAAACtttaagataataaattaatgaGTTTCtcattttataaagaaaaagtatagggagccaatagaatatttgtataatgtgcATGTACAATGGAAGTTtagggagtattagagatataatcattagtgttaccttTTCCTATCAGCTgaaacttttgggatgagtggtatcatgacattaTATTAAAATTCTAGATCCGATTGGTGAATCCCAAAATCAATTTAAACTTTTAGAATGAGTGGTTTCATGACTTTAGATATTTATTATCCCTAATATTTGAATGATTGTTCTGAATAATATGGgtgatatttattttgtaactcaCACTTACAACATTAACAGTATTAGCACAAAACTTGTATAGCCCTCAAAACAATGCATAAACAAACATATTTGTGATCATTTGAATGATTCATATATGTAAGAGTGCATGGCATGACTAGAAGGGATAGAGTTAGTTAATATATTGAAtctcctttctttctctctctgatCGAGGTTCTCTAAAACTCTCAGAATATCCAATTCAATTTTCAGAACCTTCACTGAAATAACCAATAAAATATACCTTTATGGTCCTCACTTCATTTCAATACATATCGTTTTCCCATCAAATATAATTCAGTCAATAAGTGTTAAGTGAAgaaagtttcaattttttaatgctTTTAACGAAATAGCATAGCTCTCGCTGGAATGAGCACGAAAATTctaaccaattaaaaaaaataaaaaagaaagaagtctACCTACATCATCcactaataaaaaaagaaaaaaaaataaatgaataaataaataaaggttGTTTAGCTTCACGGAAATAAAGAAATTGAAGTCTACGTAGACTTCAACATTATTAATATACGTTCTGCAATTATTACAATATGCGTAGGAAACTTCCAAACAATTCAATGAATATTTAATAGTAATTTTATACAGTATAATGATTAGGGCGTGCTTGACTAAATGAGACGCTAATTGTATCCCTAACCCTAGGAACAGGATTAGATAGATAAATCTGGATTGAAAGTGAAAACagaacataataataataatttaaacgTTTTCCCACACCAATTATTGGCTAAAGGAGTTTGAGTTTTACATAAATGtcctaaattctttttaatatataattcaacGCACTTGTTGCCTTTAAGATaaatttcattttgattatctAAGATATTTAGAAGGGTGATACTGCTAAAGAAAGTTAATTTGGGAGCAAAATCTTAGTTTACTACGTACTCGGAAAAAGACAGTGGGGTATGCAATTTGAGTGTCCACTGTCCATGACGTTGCCAACACAAACTTGCAATTTTTAAATTTCCACAAGAGTTTCTGGGTAGTATGCTGGTTATTGAGTATCTTATATATaggtaatttatatattaaccatattagaatttagaaaagtcctcattttttatttaaaaataaactactaTAATGTATATACTGCTAAGTTTACATACATGTGTTTATTTAAATGtcctaaattctttttaataatcaaCATATTTTTTGCCTCTATGATACTGTTGATTttgattatcttattttatttaatagctACTTTCaagattttagttattttattactAGCTAGTTACAATTACCGTTTTTTTCAATGTGACGATGATCGTCCTCGATTTGTATTTATCACAAACTAAAGTGAAGTTCTTACGAAgttctttttcctatatatcAGATATTTTAGAGACAATTTCATTCATAAATGATTTGGAAAACTTTAGCGAGTAAAACGATTTAACTATGATATGCaagtatagattattatattaaaatatgttactatatatatatatatattattagaattCTGCCCAGACATTTGTatgttttttagaaaaaatctaGAGCACctgtatttatattaaaatttggtcaatatttaatcagtaaaaaaaaataaataattttacattattaatttaataatgactaattaatgaatacaaattacaaaatctaTTAATCCTAACCTCctcttaattaaaattttctacaTTTAATACCATaatcaatatattaaaaacgGACCTGCTATACATACAAGCAAAAAGGCcctacaagttttacaagttcCCAACCCACACATCATTCACACGCGCACTCATCTCACTTTGAATGGAGCGTAAATTACACGCGTCCCACTCAAACGGTTTCTCTTCGCAAATAGCGCACTCTTCCACTTCTCCAACCCgttcaaaaaaaatacaaaccatCTATTTTCGAGCAACATTCCAAACTGCAGAGATAGCACTTGTCGCGAAGATCAGAACTCTCCATCAACACAACGTAGAACTCTCGATCAAGAATCTCAAGAAAAAACGAAGTTATAATACTCAAGGTACGTTATGTTATTATTTCactcatattttatatttttcagattTCGAAAACAAagaactaggttttactgttcttctacattcttctaggttttactgttcttgtTCTAAGTCTCATTTTACAGTTTTTAATATTCTACTTGTTCTACGTTTTACTGTTATTCTTGGTTCTATGTTATAGTGTTCTTCTTAGTTGTTCTAGGTATTACTGTAGTTGTTTTTCTAGTTCTTCTGGTAATTGATTGTTTGGAATATAATGCGTAATTTGCTGGGTGTATATGAAGTAACTTGTTGGGTGTATATCACATactttgttgggtgtatatttctgaACTGATATACTATAATATATTCAACAGTTGCACTGTTCTAATATTTGATTGTCCATGGGTGTATATTACTTGACCTTGTAATGTTGCTTGCCCTTGTATATTAATGCATGTTTGAGTGAcatctgactgatatctatgtgtgtatctgactcatatctatgggtgtatcttatttATATCCTTGGGTGTATCTtgctgatatctatgggtgtatttttttgAACTAATATACTGTAATATATATTCAACAGTTGCACTGTTCTAATATTTGATTGTCCATGGGTGTATATTACTTGACCTTGTAATGTTGCTTGCCCTTGTATATTAatgcatgtttgagtgatatctgactgatatctatgtGTGTATCTTATTTATATCCTTGAGTGTATATCTTGCTGATATGTATGGGTGTATTTTTCTGAACTGATATACTGTAATATATATTCAACAGTTTCACTGTTCTAATATTTGATTGTCCATGGGTGTATATTGCCTGAACTTGTAATGTTGCTTGCCCTTGTATATTAATACatgtttgagtgatatctgactgatatctatgggtgtatctgactcatatctatgggtgtatcttatttATATCCTTGGGTGTATCCTGCTGATATATATcagtgtattttttatttcagaaaaaatggCAGACAGAAACCAAGTTGAAAGAAATGTAAGTGTGCTTAGATGAAATAAATGTCAGCTAGGTAAATGtgtttaaaaagtaaataattctgTATTACATTTCTCAATTAACATGGTTGATTAAACAGAATATTCTTTTTAACTGTAGGACAAGGTGGACCACTTTAGAGTGGAATATGCTTCCAGGATTTTATTCCATGACATGAATCTACACAAAGCTGAAGCCATTAGGAAAAGTAATGCAATAAGACTGTCCAAGCCATCCTCGTTTTTATTGAGTCCATATTGTCAGATAGATTCTGAGGATATTGACACTGTTTAATGTAAATGTTATATAGTCCTGTAACAAATTGAATACATGCTGTAAAAATTTTCCAATTATAGTTCTGTTTATTgtaaaatttctttcaataattaaaatctctctgctgtattcaaaatgtatgaattacaggtactataatatgaaggaaaaaatcaaactaaataTACATCCATAACTTGCCATTTTTTACACCCAAAGAATGTTGAATATACACCAAAAAATCTATCCCCCTGATGCTTtatccctaaaaccctaaacacgaaacacttaaaacctaaaccctaacctgTACCccgtaaaccataaaaccctaaaccctaataccCAAAACCCTTAAaccattgtaaaaaaaaaaataaacagcaTTTTATAACATAGAGATCCTTTGCGTGCTTCTCATCCCTTTCcaaaagtggtgatccagatagattggaacccatatatgacggtcttcatagagatctgcagaatacacccaaacaaagactataaatacacccaaagaaaattaaatttacacctctgctgcagattttaaacaaacattacctgaaagctacttgttgtccacaagaccaaaattcagcagaaattcattccaattcctatcaaatgagtctttactatgagagttccaaacaacttcgctcatttcttgttcaatttctgcatgtcccttgtacctgtttaatttgcttggaatcttctccatgatgtgccaaatacaccaacggtgaattgttgttggcatacaggcctctaaagcccttttcattgatgcgcATTGATCGGCGAAAAACCCTTTCGGAGCatttcctcccatgcaacgaagccaacattgaaataaccatttgaatgattcaatttctttgtttttcatcaAAGAGCATCCAAAAAAtgttgactgaccgtggtgattcaccccgacaaaagaaccacaaaccaaattatacctgaaacaaATTACCATAGTGCAAAATGGAAAATCATTACGTACACCTAACAAATGCTTTGTATACATGCAAAAAACACCCAATATACACCTCTGTGGCAGATTCATAAAACACATTAATTTAGAATCATAAAAAGGGACAGTTtattacctgtttgtattgtatgtggtgtcaaatgaaataacatctccgaaatactagttcctgtaaaattttctagcatcttcaagggtggtaaaggtcattccaaccttTGGAAtaaactggtcatcaacaaaagagagaggctgcagaatacaccatgtcaaaaactataaatacacccaatcatTGGTAATATAATACATCCGAACGGCACCAACTCAAccaaaatgacaataaaagccaTAAGCTGTAAATACACAGgttgcagaatacaccatgacgaaaactaaaaacacacccaatcatgtctcatataatacacccgaacgacaacaactcagctaaaataacagaaaaagccaTAAATGTAAATACACCCACACTACCGAaacaaatacacccaaagaaagctctgatctacacccgagcgtctgctataaatttcagataatcaatcaaatacattacattcaatccaCAGATTTATGTTGACGCGTTAGTCTCACAATCAATGTTCACGAATTATTCAgctacacaatgctatacaaattactgtaacaaaattcagagtaaacgtatgtaaatcaaacctcaggaacttcgttagattcaaattcataatccacttcCCCCTAATTCAGCTGAGAATCTGAGGTTGAATCAtctattatcttcaaaacgaatccaaactttgatttcagTAAACAAAAATCGATAGAAAACGAAGCTAGAGttagaaagagagaagaacaagaagaagaagaacgagaagaagaacgaagaagaaaacaaatctAGAAATAAGGAGAGAAGAAcgaaaagaagaagaacgagaagaagaagaacgataAGGAGaacgaagaagaaaacaaatcttttaaatttggtagttacATATACGCGAGATCTTTATATAGCGCGTATATTGGATGTAGGGCATGCAGCGCGTTTTGTAGGTTTATTGCTTAAtgaacttgtaaagcatacaagccctaatggCTTGTATGTAGAGCTTTTCTGTATTAAAAATACCTATTAACAAAACGTTTTATCTTATCCTATAACCTAGCTAAAAAAATTTGGGGATTTTTACAAGGGCGGAGTTTCTCAAGAAATTTAATTTGGGAGCAAAATCTTAGTGTATTACGTACTCTGAAAAAGACAGTAGAGCATGCAATTTGAGTGTCCACACTGTCCATGACGTTGCCAACACAAACttgcaattttttaaatttccaCAAGAGTTTCTGGGTAGTTTGCTTGTTGAGTATCTTATATATAGGCAATTATTGACtatattagaatttagaaaagctttatttaaaaaaaaaaaactataatgtAATATTTCTAagatttctttttcttattcattctGTGTGTTCattctgtgtgtgtgtgttttttaaCACTTATAATAAATCTGTCTTTAAACCAAAACTTCTaatttggttattgaataattaaTAGAGAATGGATAACCActtatattttgataatatcacattttttttataaatttatgtaaatatgcaattaaaaaaagagtttaatttaaatacattaaCAGTATAAAATGTTTTACAAGATCATGAAATTACAACTGTTTTTTTAGTAACTATTCATGtgatcaatataaaaaataattatttttactaatatatcGCTATATTATAGATacacatataaaaaattttatacttacggtgtatcaaaattaaattcttaaaaaatttatataaaaaataacattaataaaaatgacAATATTATCTCAAATGGCAATGCAACTACTGTGGCACTTTCTTTGCCGCCGTCATCTCCTTCCCTTCTCCGGCATAGCCTTTTCTATCATCAACGTTGCACCCATAATTGTTAAGGATATATACCGTGTATGCACTAATAAACTATTTTACAAAGGcatgtattttaatatttagaaaatcaaattagtaattaaaatgtatatgtatttatattcacCCACCTACTTCAGACAATACGCCCACAAATCTCTTTAGTATTAGATCGAAAACACCATATAGCCCAACCCTATTAAACAACTATTTACATTTAgacaattaattaaaagaaggAGATACATACattcttttatatatagaatatatatttctctctttttcagctGATAGTTTTAGAGCTATTAACTTATATCGTAATCCAAGTATTTCTATTAATAGATGAAGTGTGAGATAACAGGCATTAATTTGATGCTTTCATCAATATTTAAAAGGTTTGTgcatatatagaaaataaaatgaaaactcaaaacatctttaaattcaa encodes the following:
- the LOC107464594 gene encoding uncharacterized mitochondrial protein AtMg00810-like, with the translated sequence MATTDSEEANEELRTQLEEDENISSGFTASQREVLLALLNKHEVKNIYSTNQIVTQQRSHPHQELDALEHLQTWQITSLPPREKAIGYKWVFKLKHNPDGSIERHKARLVAKDDVVLVGNDLVKIDSIKALLNACFKIKDIGDLKFFLGIEVARSKQGVALYQRKYALDLLREAGFEDCKPISNPMDYNVKLTKDVGSSLPDNAEYRKLIGKLLYLTNTRPNISFAVRKLSQFLDKPTDLHLRAAHRILRYIKSVPAKGLFFPSQSDLHVTGFSDSDWAACPDSRRSITAYCFYIGSSIVS